A stretch of Rhizobium glycinendophyticum DNA encodes these proteins:
- a CDS encoding TrkH family potassium uptake protein — MNATLFRSVVYIAALCGLYLSTAMLIPAMVDLYYGSDDWSVFTVSAALVGGLSLTAAMATRGPPPAFTKRMGFLLVNVLWAVFSVVGAIPLYFSNLDLTFAQALFESISGITTTGSTVIAGLDTMSRGILMWRGLLAWLGGIGIVALGLFVLPFLRVGGVSFFKMESSDIGDKPFARIATFTRAFMAVYVAITFACIVAYDVAGMSHFDAIVHAFSTVATAGFGNHDNSFAYFDSLTILWISTFFMTLCSLPFSILIVLVVKGRLDALRDPQILVFLGYIVAFALAAGLYNHLRNGIALPVALTHSFFNFSSILSTTGFASEDYTLWGPFAVAAAFFATFMGGCSGSTAGGIKAYRFVILFNIIVSGLKRLIYPNAVYSVRYGNQIVDADTQRGVFLFFSAYIFIWAIGSMAMALAGYEFATATSSVITALSNVGPGIGPLIGPVGNFAMMHDPELLILSLAMLLGRLEVLTMLVLLVPIFWKS; from the coding sequence TTGAACGCCACTCTGTTCCGTTCCGTCGTCTACATCGCCGCCCTCTGCGGTCTCTACCTGTCGACGGCCATGCTGATTCCCGCCATGGTGGATCTCTATTACGGCTCCGACGACTGGTCCGTCTTCACGGTCTCGGCAGCGCTCGTCGGCGGCTTGTCCCTGACCGCCGCCATGGCGACGCGCGGACCGCCACCCGCCTTCACCAAGCGCATGGGCTTCCTGCTCGTCAACGTGCTGTGGGCCGTGTTCTCCGTGGTCGGCGCCATTCCGCTCTATTTTTCCAACCTCGACCTGACATTTGCCCAAGCGCTCTTCGAATCAATTTCCGGCATTACCACCACCGGCTCCACCGTCATTGCCGGCCTCGACACGATGTCCCGCGGCATCCTGATGTGGCGGGGCCTGCTCGCCTGGCTCGGCGGTATCGGCATCGTCGCACTCGGGCTCTTCGTCCTGCCTTTCCTCAGGGTCGGTGGCGTCTCCTTCTTCAAGATGGAATCCTCCGACATCGGCGACAAGCCGTTCGCCCGCATCGCCACTTTCACCCGTGCCTTCATGGCCGTCTATGTCGCCATCACGTTTGCCTGCATCGTGGCCTATGACGTCGCCGGCATGAGCCATTTCGATGCGATCGTGCATGCCTTCTCCACGGTCGCCACGGCCGGTTTCGGCAACCATGACAACTCCTTCGCCTATTTCGACAGCCTGACGATCCTGTGGATCTCGACCTTCTTCATGACGCTCTGCAGCCTTCCCTTCTCGATCCTCATCGTGCTCGTGGTGAAGGGCCGGCTGGATGCGCTGCGCGATCCGCAGATCCTTGTCTTCCTCGGCTACATTGTCGCCTTTGCGCTCGCCGCCGGCCTCTACAACCATCTGCGCAACGGCATTGCCCTGCCCGTCGCGCTTACCCACTCCTTCTTCAATTTTTCGTCGATCCTGTCGACGACCGGCTTTGCCAGTGAAGACTACACGCTCTGGGGACCCTTCGCCGTCGCCGCCGCCTTCTTCGCCACCTTCATGGGCGGCTGCTCAGGGTCGACCGCCGGCGGCATCAAGGCCTATCGCTTCGTCATCCTGTTCAACATCATCGTCAGCGGCCTGAAGCGACTGATCTACCCGAACGCCGTCTATTCAGTGCGATACGGCAACCAGATCGTCGACGCCGACACCCAGCGCGGCGTCTTCCTGTTCTTCAGCGCCTACATCTTCATCTGGGCGATCGGCTCGATGGCCATGGCGCTCGCCGGCTACGAATTCGCCACCGCCACCTCCTCGGTCATCACTGCGCTTTCAAATGTCGGTCCCGGCATCGGCCCGCTGATCGGCCCGGTCGGCAATTTTGCGATGATGCACGACCCGGAACTCTTGATCCTGTCGCTCGCCATGCTGCTCGGCCGCCTCGAGGTCTTGACCATGCTGGTGCTGCTGGTGCCGATCTTCTGGAAATCCTGA
- a CDS encoding PilZ domain-containing protein, giving the protein MQNDEKRREPRLRALKAGRAVVSGGYSTFDCTVRNLSAGGAKVVFENTADIPAHFRLRFEDGTSHDCEVRWRTPREVGVQFLDARAG; this is encoded by the coding sequence GTGCAGAACGATGAAAAACGCCGAGAACCCAGATTGCGGGCTTTGAAAGCTGGCCGTGCCGTTGTGTCCGGCGGCTATTCGACATTCGACTGTACCGTGCGAAACTTGTCGGCCGGCGGCGCGAAGGTCGTCTTCGAAAACACCGCCGACATCCCCGCCCACTTCCGCCTGCGCTTCGAAGACGGCACCTCACACGACTGCGAAGTTCGCTGGCGCACACCCCGCGAGGTGGGCGTGCAGTTTCTGGATGCCAGGGCGGGGTGA
- the cysC gene encoding adenylyl-sulfate kinase encodes MERAIFTQVLSVSREERGHFMRQNARVLWLTGLSGAGKSTVANAIDRCLTDMGYHCFLLDGDNVRQGLNRDLGFGDADRSENLRRVAEVAKLMADAGLIVIVSFISPFRSDRDFARHLMRPGEFVEVFVDTSLAVCEERDPKGLYRRARAGEIAEFTGISSPYEAPVYPDIRLDTTRNTPDALAREVVMQLGLVCPKP; translated from the coding sequence ATGGAAAGAGCGATATTTACCCAGGTGTTGTCCGTATCGCGTGAAGAACGCGGGCACTTTATGCGGCAGAATGCGCGTGTGCTGTGGCTGACTGGGCTGTCGGGTGCGGGGAAATCGACGGTGGCCAATGCCATTGATCGTTGCCTGACCGACATGGGCTATCACTGCTTTCTGCTGGATGGCGACAATGTCCGCCAGGGGCTGAACAGGGACCTCGGATTCGGAGATGCGGATCGGTCCGAAAACCTGCGCCGCGTGGCAGAAGTCGCCAAATTGATGGCCGATGCCGGTCTGATCGTCATCGTGTCCTTCATCTCGCCATTCCGATCGGATCGGGATTTTGCGCGCCACCTGATGCGGCCGGGCGAGTTCGTCGAAGTGTTCGTGGATACGTCCCTTGCCGTCTGTGAGGAGCGTGATCCCAAGGGGCTCTACAGGCGTGCACGCGCGGGTGAGATCGCCGAGTTCACCGGAATTTCTTCGCCCTATGAAGCGCCTGTTTACCCGGATATCCGCCTCGACACGACGAGAAACACGCCGGACGCGCTCGCGCGCGAGGTTGTGATGCAACTGGGCCTCGTTTGCCCCAAGCCCTAA
- a CDS encoding sulfotransferase encodes MNFASIRNRIIQSRYPNIKIFFIGFNKCGTTALHHLLMSSAIRSVHFEYRCRSVFRLKPRMRLVEGRTNNLALDIEQSLLRGWPSSALHSFTAFSDICFYSDAIQLESNRHFQQLDRLFPESYFILNDRDPERWIRSRVRHSKGTMLKRAMAYYGGSEADVCAIWRRDREEHNAAVLDYFQSNSRFLHFKIDSDPVEKLAAHLKPHFSLNLSAWRAVNVTTSQSLRPASAASDL; translated from the coding sequence ATGAATTTCGCAAGTATTCGTAATCGCATCATCCAATCCAGGTATCCGAATATAAAAATATTCTTCATTGGATTTAATAAATGCGGGACGACGGCTCTGCATCATCTCCTCATGAGTTCTGCGATTAGATCAGTTCACTTTGAATATCGCTGCAGATCGGTTTTTCGTCTGAAGCCACGAATGCGGCTTGTGGAAGGACGCACGAATAATTTGGCGCTGGATATCGAGCAGAGCTTGTTAAGGGGCTGGCCAAGCTCGGCTTTGCATTCTTTCACGGCCTTTAGCGATATCTGCTTTTACTCAGATGCAATTCAACTGGAATCGAACCGGCATTTTCAGCAGCTTGATAGGCTATTTCCTGAATCGTACTTCATCTTGAACGATCGGGATCCGGAGCGCTGGATACGTTCGCGCGTGAGACATAGCAAGGGGACGATGCTCAAACGTGCTATGGCCTACTACGGTGGGTCGGAGGCGGATGTTTGCGCTATCTGGCGCAGAGACCGGGAAGAGCACAACGCGGCAGTTCTCGACTACTTCCAGAGCAACTCCCGATTTTTGCATTTTAAGATCGACTCGGATCCAGTTGAGAAACTAGCGGCTCATCTCAAACCGCATTTTTCTCTCAACCTCTCGGCATGGCGGGCGGTAAACGTGACGACGTCTCAGTCGCTCAGGCCAGCTTCGGCGGCATCAGACCTATGA
- the wrbA gene encoding NAD(P)H:quinone oxidoreductase type IV, translating to MAKVLVLYYSAYGHIETMAYAVAEGAKSAGADVTVKRVPELVPDDVAKASYYKMDQKAEIASPSELDQYDAIIVGAGTRYGTVASQMRNFWDQTGGLWAQGKLTGKLGSMFTSTATQHGGQESTILGFIPTFLHHGMVYAGLPYAFQGQMGVEQVKGGSPYGASTITDGDGSRQPSEIELEAAKFQGAHVAKLAAKLA from the coding sequence ATGGCAAAGGTACTGGTTCTCTATTATTCCGCATATGGCCACATCGAAACCATGGCCTATGCAGTGGCCGAAGGCGCAAAGTCCGCAGGTGCCGATGTGACCGTCAAGCGGGTTCCGGAACTGGTGCCCGACGATGTTGCCAAGGCCTCCTATTACAAGATGGACCAGAAGGCCGAGATCGCCTCGCCGTCGGAACTCGACCAGTATGACGCGATCATCGTCGGCGCCGGCACCCGCTATGGCACGGTCGCCTCGCAGATGCGCAATTTCTGGGACCAGACCGGCGGCCTCTGGGCACAGGGCAAGCTGACCGGCAAGCTCGGCTCGATGTTCACCTCGACCGCGACCCAGCACGGCGGCCAGGAATCGACGATCCTCGGCTTCATCCCGACCTTCCTGCACCACGGCATGGTCTATGCCGGTCTGCCCTATGCCTTCCAGGGCCAGATGGGCGTGGAGCAGGTCAAGGGCGGCTCGCCCTATGGCGCGTCCACGATCACCGACGGCGACGGCTCGCGCCAGCCTTCGGAGATCGAACTGGAAGCGGCAAAGTTCCAGGGCGCACATGTGGCAAAGCTTGCTGCCAAGCTCGCCTGA